A window from Aureibacillus halotolerans encodes these proteins:
- the yfmF gene encoding EF-P 5-aminopentanol modification-associated protein YfmF produces MTNQFTETTTSIDALQVHVLSCTQFKTNTLYLKLHAPLDSDTVTKRALLAHVLESGTERFPSTKALRSELNRLYGASFNVDVSKKGDQHVITYRIDIANEKFLGANENLLEAAVTMLSDALLRPAKDGELFKEANVTKEKRALKQRLDAIVDDKMRYAGVRLIEEMCEQEVFRLHPYGDRASIDNVSNDELFAYYKQFLQTEQMDLYIVGDVQADTVVPIIKNAFAFSGTRQSLPEVKEEQVVSKSDVKEVQEAQDIQQGKLNIGYRVPVAYDSEDYYALQVMNGIFGGFSHSKLFTNVREKESLAYYAASRLESHKGLLLVMSGIEFEQFDKTKAIIIQQMDDMKNGVFTDTEVEQTKAMIANQLLEMIDTPRGIVEMLYNNVIAGTKRSVEDFLQGINNVTNEAIVNVAQKAQLDTVYFLKGLEEEQHGSEKSI; encoded by the coding sequence ATGACAAATCAATTTACAGAAACAACAACGTCGATCGACGCACTACAGGTGCACGTCTTGTCTTGCACCCAATTTAAAACAAATACGCTTTATTTAAAGCTTCATGCGCCACTTGATTCAGACACCGTGACAAAACGCGCCTTGCTTGCGCATGTACTAGAAAGTGGTACTGAGAGATTTCCATCAACTAAGGCGCTTCGTTCTGAGCTAAATCGCCTGTATGGTGCCTCTTTTAATGTGGATGTATCTAAGAAAGGCGATCAGCATGTAATTACGTATCGGATTGACATTGCGAATGAAAAATTTCTTGGCGCCAATGAAAATCTGCTTGAAGCTGCTGTGACGATGTTATCGGATGCACTGCTTCGTCCTGCGAAGGATGGCGAGCTCTTTAAGGAAGCCAATGTCACGAAAGAAAAGCGTGCGTTAAAGCAACGTCTCGATGCAATCGTCGATGATAAAATGCGCTACGCAGGTGTTAGACTCATTGAGGAAATGTGTGAGCAAGAGGTCTTTCGTCTGCATCCTTATGGAGATCGGGCATCCATTGACAACGTTAGTAATGACGAGTTGTTTGCCTACTATAAGCAGTTCTTGCAAACGGAGCAAATGGATCTTTATATTGTTGGGGACGTCCAAGCAGACACCGTCGTTCCAATCATTAAGAACGCCTTTGCCTTCAGTGGAACACGTCAGTCCCTGCCTGAGGTGAAAGAAGAGCAGGTCGTATCTAAATCAGACGTCAAGGAAGTACAAGAAGCGCAGGACATACAACAAGGAAAGCTGAACATCGGCTACCGGGTGCCTGTTGCGTATGATTCAGAGGATTATTATGCTTTGCAGGTGATGAACGGCATTTTTGGTGGATTCTCACACTCAAAGCTTTTCACGAATGTCCGCGAGAAGGAAAGCTTAGCTTATTACGCGGCCTCACGTCTTGAGAGTCACAAAGGGCTTTTGCTCGTCATGAGTGGGATTGAATTTGAGCAGTTTGATAAAACGAAGGCGATCATCATTCAACAAATGGATGATATGAAAAACGGCGTTTTTACCGACACGGAAGTGGAACAGACGAAAGCAATGATTGCGAATCAATTGCTAGAAATGATCGACACGCCGAGAGGCATTGTTGAGATGCTTTACAATAATGTTATTGCTGGCACAAAACGATCTGTAGAAGATTTTCTACAAGGCATCAACAATGTGACGAATGAAGCGATTGTGAATGTCGCCCAAAAAGCACAGCTTGACACTGTGTACTTTCTCAAAGGCTTAGAGGAGGAACAACATGGCTCAGAAAAAAGTATTTGA
- the yfmH gene encoding EF-P 5-aminopentanol modification-associated protein YfmH, translating into MAQKKVFDQLDETLFHETLTNGLDVYVLPKKGFNKTFATFTTKYGSIDDHFTPLGQKESLQVPDGIAHFLEHKLFEKEHGDVFHDFSKQGASANAFTSFTRTAYLFSTTTNVEKNLETLLDFVQEPYFTEATVNKEKGIIAQEINMYNDNADWRLFFGLIEAMYHKHPVQVDIAGTVKSIDRITADLLYTCYKTFYHPSNMLLFVTGNVQPEEVFKQVRDNQEKKPFTDQAPVERFFEEEDKSVSEAKKVIHMTVQTPKCLIGFKDPSPTRQGKEMLQHEVAVNVALDYLLGKSSSAYERLLDEEIIDESFSFDYTQEDGFGFLSAGGDTTKPDLLAEEISALLLDAISSESQWDAQHVEEIKKKKIGGFLRSLNSPEYIANQFTRYQFNEMNLFDVVPVLEQLSLRDIQAALKAVVTKDGQAVCQILPKS; encoded by the coding sequence ATGGCTCAGAAAAAAGTATTTGATCAATTAGACGAAACGCTTTTTCACGAAACATTGACAAATGGCTTAGACGTTTATGTGCTTCCAAAGAAGGGATTTAATAAAACCTTCGCCACATTCACAACAAAATATGGCTCCATTGACGATCACTTTACCCCATTAGGGCAAAAGGAATCGCTTCAAGTACCAGATGGAATTGCTCATTTTTTAGAGCATAAGCTTTTCGAAAAAGAGCACGGCGATGTGTTTCATGATTTCTCGAAACAAGGAGCCAGCGCTAACGCCTTTACATCTTTCACACGAACAGCTTATTTATTTTCAACAACAACCAATGTAGAAAAAAACCTTGAAACATTGCTCGACTTTGTTCAAGAACCGTATTTTACAGAAGCGACGGTCAACAAAGAGAAGGGCATCATCGCACAAGAAATTAATATGTACAACGACAATGCTGATTGGCGGTTGTTTTTTGGGCTCATTGAAGCCATGTACCATAAACACCCCGTGCAGGTCGACATTGCTGGGACAGTAAAATCAATTGACCGTATTACAGCTGATCTACTTTATACATGCTATAAAACGTTTTATCATCCGAGCAATATGCTTTTGTTTGTAACAGGCAATGTGCAGCCTGAAGAAGTTTTCAAACAAGTTCGTGACAACCAGGAGAAAAAACCATTTACGGACCAAGCCCCTGTCGAACGTTTTTTTGAGGAAGAAGATAAAAGCGTTTCTGAGGCAAAAAAGGTCATTCACATGACCGTACAAACGCCAAAGTGTTTAATTGGCTTTAAAGATCCCTCACCAACAAGGCAAGGGAAGGAAATGTTGCAGCACGAGGTGGCAGTCAATGTAGCGCTTGACTATTTGCTCGGCAAAAGCTCGTCTGCCTATGAACGTCTGCTGGATGAAGAAATCATTGATGAGAGTTTTTCATTTGATTATACCCAAGAGGACGGATTTGGCTTTTTGTCCGCTGGCGGTGACACTACAAAGCCGGACCTATTGGCTGAAGAAATTTCCGCGTTGCTTCTTGACGCGATTTCATCAGAGTCGCAGTGGGACGCTCAGCATGTCGAAGAGATCAAAAAGAAAAAAATTGGCGGCTTTCTTCGCTCTTTGAATTCACCGGAGTACATTGCGAACCAATTTACACGCTATCAGTTTAATGAGATGAATTTATTTGATGTTGTTCCTGTGCTGGAACAATTGTCATTACGTGATATTCAAGCAGCTCTGAAGGCTGTCGTGACAAAGGATGGGCAAGCGGTTTGTCAAATCCTTCCGAAATCGTAG